The Myxococcales bacterium genome includes the window CCCTCTTCGCCCGCGCGCTCGCTGCTCTCGCCGCGCGTTTCGCCCAGCGTCGTTTCGCGGCCGCGATCGGTAATCGTCTCGCGCGTCGCGAGCTCGGCGATTACCTCCTCGGCCCCACCAACGTCGGGCGACGTGGTATCAGCCGACGGCGTGCTCGCCGCGACCGCCCCTTTAGACTCGCGGGACAAATTCGTATCTGTAGCGCGCGTCTCCTCTTTGACGTCGCGATTTTCATCCGAGAGGTGCGTCGCGTCTTCGGGCGCGACCTCGACCTTGTTGTCGGGCGGCAACTCGACCATGCGCATATTTTCGGGCATGGGTGGAGGTGGCGGCGGTGGCGCTTGATCGGGCGGGGGTGGTGGCGGCACGATCAGCGCCAGCACGGGTATTTTTTTCTCGGGCGGCTTGACGAGTGCGGGCGGCGGCGCGAGCAACTTCTTGTCTTTCTGCTTTTTTTGCGCCAAGCGATCTTGTTCGCGCGGCAGCGCTACGTCGGCGACATCGACATTTACGATCGCCACTTCCTGCTCCGTGGGCCGCTTGGCGAACTTGACGACCAAGGTTGCCGAGGCTCGCGCCGGCACCGTAAATTTGCACGCCGTCACGTCGCGCGGCGAAGCGCCCGTCGACGCCCACGCGCGCTCGCTATAGCACTCCGCCACCGGCGACAGCTCATCTAGCAAGCGCGCCAGCCAGGTGCGCCGTCTGGGCGCGAGGTAGCCGCCAAATACCGAGGCTCGATCTGGCGTCGCCGTCATCGTCACCGTCTCGCCGGCGGCCAAATCCCACTCGCAGCTTCCGCCCTGGCAGACCATGATCGCGCCGCTGCTTCGCCTCACCAACACTTCGCCCTTGCCATTGCCAAGCAGCTGCAACTGCAGCCTTGGCGCCGGCGGCTCGCGCGTCGCTACGTAGGCGACGCCAACCACCGCGTGCAGGGTAAGCGAGACCATGGCCGCTTTTGCGGCGAATCGCTTCGCTAGCAGCCGTGGCACCTATCAGAGGTAGCAAACTTGTCGCCCCGCAACAAGCGACAAGTCTCCCGCGCGAGGCGGAACCTATCGAAACAATTTGATTTTCCAGGCAACCGCCGCGGCGGGCCCCCTGCCAGCGTTACAGCTTGCGGTAGACGCCGACCACGACGCCAATGATGTCAACCGCCTTGAACTCAGCGCGCCGCACCATGATGGGCTGCATGTTCGAGTTGGCGGGCTGAAACCGAATGTAGTCACCTTCGGGATAGTAGCGCTTCACGGTGGCTTCGCCTTCGATCATCGCGACGACGATTTCGCCGCGGCTCGCGGTTTGCGTCTTTTTGACGAACACATAATCGCCGTCGAAAATGCCGTCTTCAATCATCGACTCGCCGACGATGCGCAGGCCAAAGACGTCGCGGTGATTGCCGACCAGCGTGCGATCGACGCGCACGGTGTCTTGCACGTTTTCGACGGCCAGAATTGGCGCCCCGGCGGCCACGCGCCCCATAATGTGGATTTCGCAGAATTCGTCGCTGAGGTCATTGGCGGGCTCGGCACTCGCCTCGTTGCCATCACCAAAAACGCCAAATGGCAGGATGGTGCCGCGTGCAGCTCGACGCAGCGGCGCCACGTCGACGACTGGCCGCATCGCCCTCGACTTGAGGTCTTCGCGGCGCAAGTGGCCTTTTTTCTCGAGCGCCTTGAGGTGGTCGTTCACCCCGTTGGTCGAACGAATCCCAAAATGGGTCCCAATCTCACGCAGCGTCGGGGGATACCCGCGCTCCGTAATCGAGCTCGAAATGAAGTCGAGAATTTGCTTCTGCCTATCGGTCATCGCTTCAGCCATGTATGCCTCCTGCCCTGAACAGAAAGACGGTACTGAACAAGCACGCATGCTGTCAATTTAATCGAGATCTTATGTGTTCATCAGCTGGCGTGGGGCGATCGTTAGTTTGGACAAAATGTTGCGACCAGCGCCTGCGTAGGGCAATTTACCTACGTGTTTCGAATAGTTACGCTGCTAGTTGGCGCCGCGCTCGGCGTACTTGCGAGCAGTGATAACTCAAGTAGCCGCCTAACTGCTGCATATGATGCGGGTGACTTGGCGGCCGTGCAGGCCCAGGGGAGCATGCTAACCGCCGCGGCCTTGCGACCCGCGATCGACGCCGACCCGCCCGGCCTGCCAGCTATTTGGGCCGCGCCCTCAGCCATCGATCGCCACGCGCTCTTGTCAGCGCTTGGCCGTGCCGCCGGCCATTGGGATCATCACGTCGCCACCACGGCGGCGCTTTCGGCGCGCAGCATTGCACGCGAACTCGCCGCCGCGGAGCTCGAGACCGCCGAGGTGCTAGACGCCGAGCTCGACGAATGGATTGCGATGTATGGCGTGCTTGCCACCAACCCGCAACGCCGCAACGACGTCCGCGTCCTAGCCGCCGAGGTCGCGCTCGGGCTCGCGGCCTCCAGCGAGAGCCAACGTAACGCCGCCACCAGCTCGGGCATTATCGAGTCCTTTCGTACCTCCGGCGACGCCGAGCTGGTGCGCATCGCGGGCGACCTTGCGGTGCTGCTAACGCCTGCAACGGATGTCCGATGAGCGAACGCAGCATGGGCCGCAGCGCCGCGCTCGTCTCCGCGGCGACGATGTTGTCGCGCCTGCTCGGCCTCTTGCGCGAGCAAGCGTTTGCCGCGCTTTTTGGCGCCGGGCATGTCAGCGACGCGTTCAAGGTCGCCTTTCGCATTCCAAACTTGCTGCGCGATCTCTTCGCCGAAGGCGCGTTGTCTAGCGCGTTCGTCCCGGTCTTCACCAAGACGTTGCGCCACGACGGGCGCCCGGCCGCGTACGAGCTAGGCAACACCGTTTTTGGCACCCTCGCCGCCGTTTCGTGCTTGCTGATCGCGCTGGGCCTCTTTTTTGCGCCCGAGTTGGTGACGCTGATGGCGGGTGCCTATGCCGATACGCCGGGCAAGCTCGAACTCACCGTGCTGCTCACGCGCGTCATGCTGCCATTTCTCTTCTTCATCTCGATGGCCGCCGTCGCGATGGGCATGCTTAATTCGCAGGAGCGCTTTGTCGCGCCCGCCATCGCGCCGGCGCTGTTTAACGTCGTCGCCGTGCTCGCGGGGCTTTTGCTGTGGGCGACGCAAACCGGCGGCAGGACGCTGGCGCTTGGGTGGGCCATCGCGGTGCTCCTCGGCGGCGCGGTGCAGCTGCTGGTGCAATTGCAACCGCTGTGGCGGCTTGGCTGGCGCCCCCGGCTGCGCCTTGATTTGCGCCTGCGCGGCGAAGGCATGCATCGCATCGCGTGGACCATGGCGCCCGCCGTGCTGTCGGTCGCCGCGGTGCAGGTCAACGTTTTTGTCAACACGTCGTTTGCCTCGCACGAGCCCGGCGCGGTGTCGTGGCTGGAATTTGCGTTTCGCTTCTTGCAGTTGCCCATCGGCGTGTTTGGCGTCGCCATCGCCACGGTTGCGACCGCGCGCTTTGCCGCCGCGGCCGCGGATGCCGACCTGCCGCGTCTGGCGGCCAACGCGCAAAGCGGCCTGCGCCTGGTGCTGTTTCTCACCGTGCCCTCGACCATCGGGCTGGTGCTGCTCGACGAACCGATCATTCGACTCATCTACGAGCACGGGCGCTTCTTGGCGAGCGACACCGCCGCCACCGCGCTGGCGCTTAGATATTACGCGGTCGGCTTGGTCGCGTACGCCGCGGTCAAGGTGCTGGCGCCTGCGTTTTACGCGGTCGGCACGCCGCGCTTTGCGGTCATCGCCTCGCTGGCCGCCGTCGCCGGCAACATCGCGGTCAATTCGCTGCTCTATCACGCCTACGGCTACAAGGTGCTCGCGCTTGGCACCGCGATCGCCGCCTTGCTCAACGTGGCTATCTTGTACGCGTTTTTTTGTCGTCGAATCGCCGGCCTGGCGCACCGCGAGCTAGCGGCCTATGCGCTAAAAATCCTCGCGATGGCCGCCGTCATGGGCGCGATGGCGCTTGGATCATATTATCTACTCGACGCGACGCTTGGCGGCGCCAAGCTTTGGCATCAAGTGCTGCACGTGCTCATCCCCGTCGCGCTCGGCGGCCTCACGTATGGCGTGCTCGCGGCCATCTTCAAGGTCCCCGAGTTCGAACAAATTACGACGCGCCTGCGTCGTCGTGGTGACTAACACGTCGTCGTCGCTCAGTTTCCCCAGTTGTCGCTGACGTGGATCGACCCGGTCATCGAGACGGCAATGCGATGCAGCTCGGGCCTGCCGCCGATGTTATGGAAATAGTAGGTAACTGGGTCGCAGGTACCATTGTGATAGCACCAAATCTCCATCGCCTCTGCCGGCCCGCCCATCCACATCAACTTCGAGAATCCCTCCGCCTGGGTAAACGCGGTGTCGCAATACATGGGATTGTCATCAGGAGGACCTTGGCACGTCACGCCGCGCGTAATATCAAACGACTTGCGCGCGTATAGCTGGGCCAAGCCATCTCGACACCCTTCACCCTCACACTCAATTGGCGACATCTGGAGGTAGCCCTCGCGCCATCGTTCAAAGGCAGGGTTGCCGCCTGGCTTGAGCAGCTCGGTAATTACCGCAAAATACGGCGTCCACTGGTCGTTGCACGTGATGCCGTCCGGCGGGTTGCTACCGCAATACCGCACCTCGATTCGAATCCGCCCGCGCACATCCGGAGGATAGCCGGCATTTTGTGCGTCGAAGCTGGTGGCGGCGCTGCGCATACGGTGCGCTTGCGATACGGCGTCGACCATGGTGTCGCGCGCCTCCCTAGAAAAATTGGGCGTGCCGCCGAAACTAATCGCCATCAGCGAGAGCCCGCCGACGACGGCCACGGTGACAAGCAACTCGGTGAGGGTGAACCCAGCTTGGTGCGTGACATCGGGCATAGCGAGTTAATGATAACCCAGCGCAGAATTAAGGCATCCTCGTTTGAGAGGTCTGCGAAGATTGTTCGTGCCACACATATCGGCCACCGCCCTACATGTGTTCCTGCTGGCCTACGCAAGGAGCGTGTCACTGCATTAAATTGCAAGGCAGCAGCGTCTGCGAGCCGCAAAAAATGCGTGAGATCGTCGTGGCGGCGTTGCCGGCGCGATCAAACGCGTCGACGTCAAGTTGGTAGGAGTTGGGCGGGAGATTCTTGCTCCAGATCCCTGTCGTGCTCGGCGTGTCAACCGTGTTGCATGGGACGTCAGAAACGACGATTGAGTTGGGCAACTCAATCAGCGTGCACGAGAAGGTGACCGATTCATCGGCGGAAAACGGAATGGTATGGGTGGTTTCCGTGCCAAACGCTAGGTCAGGCGCCGTCCGATCGACCGCAAACACCACCGTGCTGTTAGTGACATTGCCGAGCACGTCCTGCGCAGTCACTTTAAATGACACGCTGCTAGCTTCGGCCAGTGCGCCGAGGTTGGTGGAGACCGAGCCGGGCAAGGTGGGCACCGTGCCACACGGCACCGCGACGCTGTTCTTGGCGCAGGTGAGTGTGGCCGCCTCATTTACTTGGTAATTCACGGTTACCTGCGCCGCCTTCGTCGCACCGTTGTTGGTGGGCGAGATGAAGGTGACCACCGGGCCGGTTGCATCGAGCATCCACGCCGCCGAGTTAGACAGCTCTTCGCCGCTACCCGTCAACGTCGCGTCGACGCGGAATTCGTGGTCGCCATCAGCGAGGGCTAGGCTGGTAAAGGTGCCGCCAAGGTTGTCAGCGTCGGGCGCGCAGGCGACGAGCACGTCGTCGAGATAACAAAGAAACGACGCGGCGCGGTTGGTCGCAAACGCCAGCGTGGCGACGGCTTGATTGGTCTCGGCCGCCGGCGCGGTCGTAAATTCGAGCG containing:
- the murJ gene encoding murein biosynthesis integral membrane protein MurJ; translation: MSERSMGRSAALVSAATMLSRLLGLLREQAFAALFGAGHVSDAFKVAFRIPNLLRDLFAEGALSSAFVPVFTKTLRHDGRPAAYELGNTVFGTLAAVSCLLIALGLFFAPELVTLMAGAYADTPGKLELTVLLTRVMLPFLFFISMAAVAMGMLNSQERFVAPAIAPALFNVVAVLAGLLLWATQTGGRTLALGWAIAVLLGGAVQLLVQLQPLWRLGWRPRLRLDLRLRGEGMHRIAWTMAPAVLSVAAVQVNVFVNTSFASHEPGAVSWLEFAFRFLQLPIGVFGVAIATVATARFAAAAADADLPRLAANAQSGLRLVLFLTVPSTIGLVLLDEPIIRLIYEHGRFLASDTAATALALRYYAVGLVAYAAVKVLAPAFYAVGTPRFAVIASLAAVAGNIAVNSLLYHAYGYKVLALGTAIAALLNVAILYAFFCRRIAGLAHRELAAYALKILAMAAVMGAMALGSYYLLDATLGGAKLWHQVLHVLIPVALGGLTYGVLAAIFKVPEFEQITTRLRRRGD
- a CDS encoding type II secretion system protein: MPDVTHQAGFTLTELLVTVAVVGGLSLMAISFGGTPNFSREARDTMVDAVSQAHRMRSAATSFDAQNAGYPPDVRGRIRIEVRYCGSNPPDGITCNDQWTPYFAVITELLKPGGNPAFERWREGYLQMSPIECEGEGCRDGLAQLYARKSFDITRGVTCQGPPDDNPMYCDTAFTQAEGFSKLMWMGGPAEAMEIWCYHNGTCDPVTYYFHNIGGRPELHRIAVSMTGSIHVSDNWGN
- the lexA gene encoding transcriptional repressor LexA; amino-acid sequence: MAEAMTDRQKQILDFISSSITERGYPPTLREIGTHFGIRSTNGVNDHLKALEKKGHLRREDLKSRAMRPVVDVAPLRRAARGTILPFGVFGDGNEASAEPANDLSDEFCEIHIMGRVAAGAPILAVENVQDTVRVDRTLVGNHRDVFGLRIVGESMIEDGIFDGDYVFVKKTQTASRGEIVVAMIEGEATVKRYYPEGDYIRFQPANSNMQPIMVRRAEFKAVDIIGVVVGVYRKL